The following are from one region of the Salminus brasiliensis chromosome 14, fSalBra1.hap2, whole genome shotgun sequence genome:
- the mepceb gene encoding 7SK snRNA methylphosphate capping enzyme has protein sequence MIEMSIEKETVLTGDGTGAVLSRHGKTPSPPINIGAPFMANMVLAELRAPPEVEGDVAEAVRMRAEGKPLSIKNGLQPGPQPQPGPPQVQQQQQSTQKLSKRRYSMSAGFKHPGFSKRRRRANSDCEPVLPTNFLLGGNIFDPLNLNSLLDEEVNRALNAETPKSSPLPAKSREPVEILIPKDITDPLNLSGRGGDAHGGVLVSPMKSGGGRRRHRNRHHGSGQLDPADPERSKGDEAARALFPVSRLGEVQVGDVPEAARESATLLDLQPVEESPRPYELNTSINCRDEVVQPILPRRRSNTSTNSAPATGTSNSTSSAHPSKHRKRRRTTSRSERLSITPTPTSKQSSAERGRSQTSFHTPIVGGATGMHRAGARQAPQNRRKPQRKFQYGTYSCYYGYQTPAPSRDPRLAALRPEWFRGKKVLDVGCNVGHVTLAIAKHWSPAHILGMDIDGRLVHAARQNLRHFLSELQRQEEQRGSMGRGQGGGDELQEEKRSERHREAREKPEDGSERGAGEGPAGGQGSELVPLMMLQLELLRPFPISFRLCRGPIAAPPLQPHTPGVFPNNVSFMKGNYVPESEAGVMSQRAEYDVILCLSVTKWVHLNWGDLGLQWLFKRAYRHLTPGGVLILESQPWSSYSKRKRLTETTFRNYNSIRLRPDQFSTYLTSEVGFTSYELISMPNSCPKGLQRPIYLFHKGPASSRK, from the exons ATGATTGAGATGTCCATAGAGAAAGAGACTGTGTTGACAGGGGATGGCACAGGGGCTGTCTTAAGCCGGCATGGCAAAACCCCAAGCCCACCCATTAACATTGGTGCACCTTTTATGGCCAACATGGTTCTGGCAGAGCTGCGCGCTCCCCCGGAGGTGGAAGGCGACGTTGCTGAGGCTGTACGAATGAGGGCCGAAGGCAAACCCCTTTCGATCAAGAATGGCCTGCAGCCCGGGCCTCAGCCCCAACCCGGGCCTCCgcaggtgcagcagcagcagcagtccacTCAGAAACTGAGCAAGCGGCGCTACAGCATGAGTGCCGGCTTTAAGCATCCCGGATTCAGCAAGCGGCGGCGGCGTGCTAACTCTGACTGCGAGCCTGTGCTGCCCACTAACTTCCTGCTGGGGGGCAACATCTTCGACCCCCTTAACCTCAACAGCCTGCTGGACGAGGAGGTGAACAGGGCGCTGAACGCAGAGACGCCCAAGTCCTCGCCTCTGCCGGCCAAGAGCAGGGAGCCTGTTGAAATCCTGATCCCCAAAGACATCACCGACCCGCTGAACCTGAGCGGGAGGGGCGGGGACGCCCATGGCGGCGTCTTGGTGTCGCCCATGAAGAGCGGTGGCGGTAGGCGGCGCCACAGGAACCGGCACCACGGGAGTGGCCAGCTCGACCCTGCTGATCCAGAAAGGTCAAAAGGGGACGAGGCCGCAAGGGCGCTGTTTCCCGTGTCACGATTAGGGGAAGTGCAGGTGGGTGATGTTCCGGAGGCGGCCAGAGAGAGCGCCACACTGCTGGACCTGCAGCCAGTGGAGGAGTCGCCGCGGCCCTACGAGCTCAACACGTCCATTAACTGCAGGGACGAGGTGGTCCAGCCCATATTGCCGCGGCGCCGTTCAAACACCTCCACTAACTCCGCCCCTGCAACAGGAACCAGTAACTCCACAAGCTCCGCTCACCCGTCCAAGCACCGCAAGCGCAGGCGCACCACCAGTCGCTCGGAGCGCCTGTCAATCACACCGACCCCCACCTCCAAGCAGTCCAGTGCTGAAAGAGGGCGGAGCCAAACCTCCTTCCACACACCAATTGTGGGTGGAGCCACAGGAATGCATCGCGCAGGAGCTCGCCAGGCTCCGCAGAACCGACGCAAGCCCCAGCGCAAGTTCCAGTATGGTACGTATAGCTGTTACTACGGATACCAGACCCCGGCACCAAGCAGGGATCCGCGGCTGGCTGCTCTGAGGCCCGAATGGTTCCGTGGGAAAAAGGTGCTGGACGTTGGATGCAACGTGGGTCACGTGACCCTTGCCATAGCCAAGCACTGGAGCCCCGCCCACATCCTGGGCATGGACATTGACGGACGGCTGGTGCATGCTGCACGGCAGAACCTTCGCCACTTCCTGTCTGAGCTGCAGAGACAGGAAGAGCAGAGAGGGAGTATGGGCCGGGGGCAGGGGGGAGGAGACGAGCTACAGGAGGAGAAGAGgtcagagagacacagagaggcgaGAGAGAAGCCTGAGGATGGCTCGGAGCGAGGGGCCGGTGAGGGGCCAGCAGGGGGTCAGGGCTCAGAGCTGGTCCCGTTAATGATGCTGCAGCTGGAGCTGCTCCGCCCGTTTCCCATCTCCTTCAGACTGTGCAGGGGGCCCATCGCTGCCCCACCACTACAGCCTCACACCCCCGGGGTCTTCCCCAACAACGTGTCCTTCATGAAg gggAACTACGTGCCGGAGAGCGAGGCGGGTGTGATGTCACAGCGAGCGGAGTATGACGTCATCCTGTGCCTGAGTGTGACGAAGTGGGTGCACCTGAACTGGGGTGACCTGGGGCTTCAGTGGCTCTTCAAACGAGCCTACAGACACCTCACCCCCGGAGGAGTGCTCATACTGGAGTCCCAGCCGTGGAGCTCCTACAGCAAGAGGAAGAGACTGACG GAAACCACCTTCAGAAACTACAACAGCATCCGGCTCAGACCAGACCAGTTCAGCACCTACCTCACCTCTGAGGTGGGCTTCACCAGCTACGAACTCATCAGCATGCCCAACAGCTGCCCTAAAG GTCTCCAGAGGCCAATTTACCTGTTCCACAAAGGCCCCGCCTCCAGCAGGAAGTGA